In Candidatus Angelobacter sp., a single genomic region encodes these proteins:
- a CDS encoding type III pantothenate kinase — protein MASEIILLIDIGNTHTHLGLANESRVIRQTDIPTPDWFSRRGERFALRFVGDRKLRGAALCSVVPRVTPLVKRAVKRVWKVFPFELKPKTLTGVGINYPRPATIGPDRLANAMAVRHHFGSPAVVVDFGTAVTFDVVDGRGNYAGGIIAPGLAAMTDYLHEKTALLPRIRIREVGSAIGKSTEQAMLIGAVHGYRGLVRELIGKLKCELKADRLPVVATGGYAKLIAAKMPEVSAIEPNLTLEGLRLAWRANKLET, from the coding sequence GTGGCAAGCGAAATCATCCTCCTGATCGACATCGGCAACACACACACGCATCTCGGTCTGGCAAATGAATCGCGCGTTATCAGGCAAACGGACATCCCGACGCCAGACTGGTTTTCCCGGCGTGGCGAACGGTTTGCGCTCCGATTTGTGGGTGACAGGAAGCTGCGAGGCGCAGCCTTGTGCAGCGTGGTGCCAAGGGTGACTCCGCTGGTCAAGCGAGCGGTCAAACGGGTTTGGAAAGTGTTTCCCTTCGAGTTGAAGCCCAAAACCCTGACCGGAGTGGGGATCAATTACCCGAGACCCGCTACCATCGGGCCGGACCGCCTGGCCAATGCCATGGCGGTCAGGCACCATTTCGGCTCGCCCGCGGTGGTTGTGGATTTCGGCACGGCGGTCACGTTCGACGTGGTGGACGGACGGGGAAATTACGCCGGCGGAATCATTGCGCCCGGACTGGCGGCGATGACGGATTATTTGCACGAGAAAACGGCGTTGCTTCCGCGCATCCGGATTCGCGAAGTCGGGTCGGCCATCGGCAAGAGCACGGAACAGGCGATGCTCATCGGCGCGGTGCATGGCTATCGCGGGCTGGTGCGGGAGTTGATTGGCAAACTGAAATGTGAATTGAAGGCCGACCGATTGCCGGTCGTGGCAACCGGCGGCTACGCGAAGCTCATCGCCGCCAAAATGCCGGAGGTCAGCGCAATCGAGCCAAACCTGACGCTGGAAGGCTTGCGACTGGCGTGGCGGGCGAACAAACTTGAAACCTGA